In the genome of Capra hircus breed San Clemente chromosome 5, ASM170441v1, whole genome shotgun sequence, one region contains:
- the ATXN7L3B gene encoding putative ataxin-7-like protein 3B has translation MEEISLANLDTNKLEAIAQEIYVDLIEDSCLGFCFEVHRAVKCGYFYLEFAETGNVKDFGIQPVEDKGACRLPLCSLPGESGNGPDQQLQRSPPEFQ, from the coding sequence ATGGAGGAAATTTCCTTGGCTAACCTGGATACTAACAAGCTGGAGGCCATCGCTCAGGAGATATACGTAGACCTGATAGAGGATTCTTGCTTGGGCTTCTGCTTTGAGGTGCACCGGGCAGTCAAGTGTGGCTACTTCTACCTGGAGTTCGCAGAGACTGGTAACGTGAAGGATTTTGGCATTCAGCCAGTTGAAGATAAAGGAGCGTGTCGCCTCCCGCTTTGCTCCCTTCCTGGAGaatctgggaatgggcctgatcaGCAGCTGCAACGCTCACCTCCAGAGTTCCAGTAG